In Oscarella lobularis chromosome 18, ooOscLobu1.1, whole genome shotgun sequence, the following proteins share a genomic window:
- the LOC136197640 gene encoding zinc finger C3H1 domain-containing protein-like isoform X1 yields the protein MAEQANWLRNKRYSPPFRIPNLMERSLDASFSHRQSSGRLSMQNAPPPPLQPLHAFPPQRPQSPPPSFRPPNVRSYFYEPPLPPPQPPVVPLRMTRHDNNGPPWIAHPPPPPRPRPRSRPPPPPPPPPQSSGRDRQFADKFFPFHDAERYLDFPPPRRHHHHHHHHHIRQPPPPPPAPLPPPLPRRRESPPWKDPNESLHKELGVWIEERRQRQPTTLPLPLPPRQPSSPPPRRPRPPPPPPPPPPPPPPPPPPPPAPIIKLKKEIESYHHEREEEIQSKSSNETLTQFVIIDYDDDDDDKEKEKEKEKEKEEEETSAFSADNVQKEKVEYKKRSASVTSTSCSSITVRKEEKNVRRPTSPINHHHLLVEEKESTTNNDLMLKKEEKEMKEEEEDTMHTVPPLINSTSTSNLDVDTEEEEEEEEGINYEDLLMKKKLIQKQLRKLEAGRRREIRRREKMGKRDPIPNDYLEMKMQAKERKRLLRLARRQKRRQQQQQEQQQQQRKKKMTPFDEAWKRLSSSSSSSSSRKRKLSSSQFDDDDDDRDKNCDNDDDDDDDERLRRELLEGQMQNRKETTTKKKKPKKKPRLEGSSCKSDGFLAIDTISPRLSPVQTRSKTKVTTEKKAKALLRRAVAAATATKPPPPPPPPPLPPPLSTNDNYNKVVMTTPPQAPKPIVSPKKIAPPPPPPPPPPPPPPPPPPQSEPKGEVAPAVTVKINSRAAAPKTTATTTSTLFSSPSSTSIKEKKKKKNDSPARIVTATSTTPPKINISSSLPHQSSKGVTSSLKMKSKPIASATSGNRKTVRSLPVASSTSSMTAATAVPPPPPSSSSSSSSSSSSSKSLLSPPQVKLVIDLKADDSESDVEIEEVHHHHHHCHGNKEVKKPPPPPPPPLAKVAARAAAPVSILPKHKVDEYNRLKTEIEKREKRKMKMQQNQGKKKRKEEMTSPSSIDAANSEEEDKAMKLKLDLADENVFLHSHTRTVSQLKRQLQRALNQLYYSCEKSEKLVDDLTTMGTLHCPEMKMAKTLKENALKMLEPQQLGPLLVKTKKKRKDDDDDDEIVEQRPKTIATGMDLGRILQDHFALCSSSTSLDLLQVVDERGKEAIVSQLNDLLLLQKTSSRVKDDDSSAAATSRQKERGGGGGWTKYCSPLRIFRSYRLSPYFSLPSNYHARAYAYPYAAAGSRGAAGVVCRYILNGGKCNDATCKKTHIDEREMSCDESLKQILLYAPHLAQVSNTDNPRQKEEKLDKFVKAFRQVSFSSSSSKTNVSNQCLCRLMASKVAKALKQDNEHHVLLERRRLDPLSSEESEIIDVSAPIDVVPANACTTISLKKSVGDYSGGNLGRRYFGAADVNLLDQYQANVNADPRDINSWIKLVELKKAMATATDKGDDDALTVLARALEANSNSETLWLYYLNLYSEHPSACDIFQVSKRATTFCSSYSLWYKCLQFADTYKKKMEVIEEGLQWLLSQTPSSSSSTSSQQFADRSHQIIEFVLYQTHLNVITNRHQNASQLLKSRLSSLAADICSCDLGFLWLCFIHLKTFKILPQFVFDSLDANPGRVISRQLRVIKFHPNIFRTDDDKSDESAIEETISLFKDAMEACKNSTLSVVRLCESLLGLCEACAKDRGEVAAAVESALELTRNYPLSVEASIALSHAHVNSGNENKAKLALGEGLSRCKNTQTRLCYELVKLCMSQNCFDEAVQHIETLIRSKTTSTNVSIHLLCRKLLNLSVPHDVVWPASMISIENDEERVYLWLIYALLLQLQSSSQMTSYTPIDVFEAAIYSTSNLIEQKIIWREYFNYVMSITMNSVEAKTFIDLLNRFLSTFPAVSSTTTTVSSSTLDYSFHNEILESFLPLLPKASKLSFIEKLLQLMPYNVALLLWLCQVEWELHPVSMASSQSHLAAALEVYPRSLALWKAAIAIVHSTRKVKETRWMLQESQKSLPFHASLLRNSLDFELFHYDNEKGSIRRDQSKKLVLGLIEKIRERGINLEEYGHECLARLEADKLHASSTLSS from the exons ATGGCCGAGCAAGCGAATTGGCTCCGAAATAAGCGTTATTCGCCGCCTTTTCGCATTCCTAACCTCATGGAACGATCATTGGACGCTTCATTCTCTCATCGTCAGTCGTCAGGTCGTCTATCGATGCAAAAtgcgcctccgccgccgcttcaaCCGCTCCACGCTTTTCCTCCTCAACGTCCAcaatctcctcctccttcttttcgtCCTCCCAACGTTCGCTCTTACTTCTACGAACCGCCGctaccgccgccgcagccacCAGTCGTACCGTTACGTATGACTCGTCACGATAACAACGGGCCCCCGTGGATCGCTCAtcctcctccacctccaCGTCCACGTCCACGTTCAcgtcctccgccgccgccaccgccgccgccgcaatcGTCTGGAAGAGATCGACAATTTGCCGATAagttttttccttttcatgATGCTGAACGTTATTTAGactttcctcctcctcgtcgtcatcatcatcatcatcatcatcatcatatTCGAcaacctcctcctcctcctcctgccCCGTTGCCTCCTCCACttccacgtcgtcgtgaaaGTCCGCCGTGGAAAGACCCAAATGAATCTCTACATAAAGAGCTTGGGGTATGgattgaagaaagacgacaacGTCAACCAACGACACTACCTTTGCCTTTACCACCTCGCCAGCCctcgtctcctcctcctcgtcgtcctcgtcctccacctccaccaccaccaccacctcctccacctccccctccgccgccgccgccgccggcaccaataataaaattaaagaaagaaattgaatcgTATCATCATGAGAGGGAAGAGGAGATACAGTCAAAGAGCAGCAATGAAACTTTGACGCAATTCGTCATCATTGAttatgatgatgacgacgacgacaaggagaaggagaaggagaaggagaaggagaaggaggaggaggagaccTCTGCTTTTTCTGCTGATAAtgttcaaaaagaaaaagtggaATATAAAAAACGTTCTGCTTCTGTAACGAGTACATCATGTAGCAGCATCACagtgagaaaagaagagaagaatgtTCGCCGCCCAACGTCTCCCAtcaatcatcatcatctacTAGTAGAGGAGAAAGAATCGACAACAAATAATGATTTGAtgttgaagaaagaagagaaagagatgaaggaggaggaggaggatacTATGCATACTGTTCCCCCACTCATCAATAGTACTAGTACTAGTAATTTGGATGTAGATacggaagaagaggaggaggaggaagaaggaATCAATTACGAAGATTTgctgatgaagaaaaaactgATACAGAAGCAGCTGAGAAAACTTGAAGCgggtcgacgtcgcgagataaggagaagagaaaagatggGGAAAAGGGATCCCATACCCAATGATTATCTTGAAATGAAGATGCAagcaaaagagagaaagagac TATTGAGACTCGCTCGCAGGCAGAAGCGAcgtcaacaacaacaacaagagcaacaacaacaacaacgaaagaagaagatgacaCCTTTTGATGAAGCTTGGAAAA GactatcatcatcatcatcatcatcatcatctcgaaagcgaaagttGAGCAGCAGTCAAttcgatgatgatgatgatgatcgTGACAAGAATTGTGacaatgacgatgatgatgatgatgatgagcgATTGAGAAGAGAGTTACTAGAAGGTCAGAtgcaaaacagaaaagagacgacgacgaagaagaagaagccaaAGAAGAAGCCAAGACTTGAAGGAAGTTCATGCAAGAGCGACGGTTTCCTTGCAATTGACACAATTTCTCCTCGTCTTTCGCCTGTTCAAACGAGATCAAAGACAAAAGTGACaacagagaagaaagcaaaagctcttcttcgtcgagccgtagcagcagcaacagcaacaaaacctcctcctcctcctcctcctcctcctcttcctcctcctctttcaacAAACGACAATTATAACAAAGTTGTGATGACGACACCACCACAAGCACCTAAGCCAATTGTTTCACCAAAGAAGATtgcaccaccaccaccaccaccaccaccaccaccaccaccaccaccaccaccaccaccacaaTCAGAACCTAAGGGGGAGGTGGCACCAGCAGTGACagtcaaaatcaattcaagAGCTGCTGCTCCCAAGACGACAGCAACAACGACATCGACgttgttttcttctccttcttctacTTCAataaaggagaagaagaagaagaagaatgatTCGCCTGCTCGTATCGTTACTGCTACTTCTACTACTCCACCTAAGATTAAcatctcctcttctttgccCCATCAGAGCAGCAAAGGAGTCACTTCTTCTTTGAAGATGAAGTCAAAGCCAATAGCAAGTGCAACATCAG GAAACAGAAAGACTGTCAGGTCTTTACCCGTCGCCtcttcaacgtcatcaaTGACGGCGGCAACTGCAGTTCCGCCTCCGCccccatcatcatcatcatcatcatcatcatcatcatcatcatctaaatctcttctttctccgccTCAAGTCAAACTGGTTATTGACTTAAAAGCAGACGATTCTGAATCGgacgttgaaattgaagaagtccatcatcatcatcatcattgtcATGGCAACAAAGAAGTGAAgaaaccgccgccgccgccgccgccgccgctggcGAAAGTGGCGGCAAGGGCGGCGGCACCCGTCTCAATCCTTCCCAAACACAAAGTGGACGAATATAATCGACTGAAAacagaaattgaaaagagagagaagagaaagatgaaaATGCAACAGAATCAAGgtaaaaagaagagaaaggaggaaatgacgtcaccatcaTCAATTGATGCTGCCAA CagcgaggaggaggacaaAGCAATGAAATTGAAACTTGATTTggccgacgaaaacgtctttcttcattCTCACACTCGGACTGTATCACAACTAAAGAGACAACTTCAA cgAGCGTTAAATCAACTCTATTATTCGTGtgaaaaaagtgaaaaattGGTCGATGATCTGACGACGATGGGAACGCTTCATTGCCCTGAAATGAAAATGGCAAAAACGTTGAAAGAGAACGCTTTGAAAATGTTGGAACCGCAACAACTTGGACCTCTTCTTgtaaagacgaagaagaagagaaaagacgacgacgacgacgacgagatagTTGAACAACGTCCAAAGACAATTGCTACA GGAATGGACTTGGGTAGAATTCTTCAAGATCACTTTGCTCTTTGCTCttcatcgacgtcacttgATTTGTTACAAGTCGTGGatgaaagaggaaaagaggCCATTGTATCTCAG TTAAATGATTTGCTGCTGCTACAAAAGACGTCGTCCCGGGTGAAAGATGATGACTCATCAGCAGCAGCCACTAGTAGACAAAaggaaagaggaggaggaggaggatggaCGAAATATTGCAGTCCATTACGCATCTTTAGATCATACAG ATTGAGTCCATACTTTTCTTTGCCGTCAAATTATCACGCTCGAGCCTATGCCTACCCGTACGCGGCGGCGGGGTCACGTGGCGCCGCCGGCGTTGTGTGTCGATACATTTTGAATGGGGGAAAGTGCAACGATGCCACGTGCAAAAA GACGCACATTGATGAGAGGGAGATGAGTTGCGACGAGAGTCTCAAACAAATTCTTCTCTACGCACCACATCTAGCTCAAGTCTCAAACACTGATAATCCTAgacaaaaggaagaaaaattag aCAAATTTGTGAAAGCTTTTCGTCAagtttccttctcctcttcctcctcaaAGACGAATGTATCCAATCAATGTCTGTGCCGTTTGATGGCTAGTAAAGTGGCAAAAGCGTTAAAGCAGG ACAATGAACATCACGTTCTATTGGAGAGAAGACGGCTTGATCCACTCTCTTCAGAAGAAAGCGAGATCATTGACGTTTCAGCGCCAATTGATGTTGTCCCTGCTAATGCATGCACTACAATTTCATTGAAAAAATCAGTGGGAGATTACTCAGGGGG AAATTTGGGTCGTCGCTATTTTGGAGCCGCTGATGTGAATTTGCTCGATCAATATCAAGCCAATGTCAATGCAGATCCACGTGATATTAATTCGTGGATTAAATTGGTTGAATTGAAGAAGgccatggcaacggcgacTGACAA agGTGATGACGACGCTTTGACTGTTCTTGCAAGAGCACTTGAAGcaaattcaaattctgaG actcTTTGGCTTTATTATCTTAATCTCTATTCTGAGCATCCCTCTGCTTGTGATATCTTTCAAGTGTCAAAGAGAGCAACAACGTTCTGCTCTTCTTATTCGCTTTGGTACAAATGTCTCCAGTTTGCTGACACgtacaagaagaaaatggaagTAATTGAAGAAGGTCTCCAGTGGCTTCTGTCACAAACtccgtcatcatcatcatcaacgTCATCACAACAGTTTGCTGATCGATCTCATCAGATAATAGAATTCGTTCTCTATCAAACTCACTTGAACGTCATTACGAATCGACACCAAAATGCCTCTCAACTTCTCAAG tcTCGTTTGAGTTCGTTGGCCGCTGACATCTGCTCATGTGATTTGGGCTTTTTGTGGCTCTGTTTTATTCACTTGAAAACGTTCAAGATTCTGCCACAATTTGTCTTTGACTCTCTAGATGCCAATCCAGGAAGAGTGATTAGCCGTCAATTAAGAGTCATCAAATTTCATCCAAACATTTTTCGgacagacgacgacaagagcGATGAGAGTGCAATTGAAGAAACAATTTCCTTATTCAAAG ACGCCATGGAGGCGTGTAAAAATTCCACATTATCAGTTGTTCGTCTATGTGAAAGTCTTCTTGGTCTTTGTGAAGCATGTGCAAA aGATAGAGGAGAAGTGGCTGCTGCCGTTGAGAGTGCACTTGAACTCACTAGAAACTATCCACTTTCTGTTGAGGCATCGATAGCCTTATCTCATGCTCACGTCAATTCtggaaatgaaaataaagCAAAACTA GCTTTAGGTGAGGGTTTGAGTCGATGCAAGAATACTCAAACACGTCTCTGCTACGAATTGGTCAAACTTTGTATGAGCCAA AATTGCTTTGATGAAGCCGTTCAGCACATTGAAACGTTGATTCGTTCCAAAACAACGTCGACAAACGTTTCGATTCATCTTCTCTGTCGAAAATTGCTCAATCTTTCCGTTCCTCACGATGTCGTGTGGCCTGCATCAATGATTTCAATCGAAAACGATGAAGAACGAGTCTATTTGTGGCTCATCTATGc TTTGTTGCTACAACTTCAATCGTCCTctcaaatgacgtcatatacaCCGATTGACGTCTTCGAAGCGGCTATCTACTCTACGTCTAATTTAATAGAGCAGAAAATTATATGGAGAGA ATATTTTAACTACGTAATGTCAATAACAATGAATTCCGTCGAGGCGAAG ACTTTCATCGATCTTCTCAACCGATTTCTCTCGACGTTTcccgccgtttcgtcgacgacaacgacagtCTCATCATCAACACTTGACTATTCCTTTCACAATGAG ATATTAGAATCGTTTTTACCCTTGCTTCCCAAAGCGTCAAAACTATCCTTTATTGAGAAATTGCTACAGTTGATGCCATACAATGTAGCACTGCTCCTTTG GCTTTGTCAAGTTGAATGGGAACTTCATCCCGTTTCCATGGCATCGTCTCAGTCTCATCTTGCAGCTGCACTCGAAGTTTATCCGCGTTCTCTAGCACTATGGAAAGC TGCAATAGCCATTGTGCATAGCACGAGAAAAGTCAAAGAA ACAAGATGGATGTTACAGGAATCGCAAAAGTCGTTGCCTTTTCACGCATCACTTCTTCGCAAC TCACTCGATTTCGAGTTATTTCACTATGACAATGAAAAAGGATCAATACGTCGTGatcaaagtaaaaaattaGTTTTAGGTCTgatagagaaaattcgtgAACGTGGCATTAACCTTGAAGAATATGGTCACGAATGCTTAGCTAGATTAGAGGCAGATAAGCTGCACGCATCCTCGACGTTGTCTTCATAA